In one window of Catalinimonas alkaloidigena DNA:
- a CDS encoding pentapeptide repeat-containing protein, producing the protein METTYHDNQTFDKFSLAGNDLRHHEFEQCRFQSCEWAEGNLSGCRFLECEFVGCNLAMAKLTQATLQDVTFRDCKLTGVDFSQCADLLFEVRFENCQLDYASFEGKKMAKTPFLNTSLKNVAFAKTTLDKARFENSDLAGAVFERTSLKGADFLTAFNYRIDPEENDLRKARFSQHGVAGLLAKYDLRIE; encoded by the coding sequence ATGGAGACGACTTATCACGACAACCAGACCTTCGACAAATTCAGTTTGGCAGGCAACGACCTGCGGCACCACGAATTCGAGCAGTGTAGGTTTCAATCGTGCGAATGGGCGGAGGGAAACCTGTCGGGGTGCCGCTTCCTCGAATGCGAATTTGTCGGATGCAACCTGGCGATGGCGAAACTGACGCAGGCGACCTTGCAGGACGTTACGTTCCGCGATTGCAAACTGACCGGCGTGGATTTTAGCCAGTGTGCCGACCTGTTGTTCGAAGTGCGGTTTGAGAACTGCCAGCTGGATTATGCCTCGTTCGAAGGGAAGAAGATGGCGAAGACGCCTTTTCTCAATACGTCACTCAAAAACGTAGCATTTGCGAAGACGACGCTGGACAAAGCCCGGTTTGAGAATTCCGACCTGGCCGGTGCGGTTTTTGAGCGAACGTCCCTCAAAGGGGCGGACTTTCTGACGGCATTCAATTACCGGATCGACCCGGAAGAAAACGATTTGCGGAAAGCCCGCTTCTCGCAGCACGGCGTGGCGGGACTCCTCGCCAAGTACGACCTCCGAATTGAGTAA
- a CDS encoding Beta-galactosidase C-terminal domain, with amino-acid sequence MEEAVKNAGLWGTDQALRFPLITRSGVNAQGKRIHYYFNYSAEEQTLRYPHGTGTELLADQRIAKNATLTLPAWGVKIVEEK; translated from the coding sequence ATGGAAGAGGCGGTGAAAAACGCCGGGCTGTGGGGCACCGACCAGGCGCTTCGGTTCCCGCTGATTACCCGCTCGGGCGTCAATGCACAGGGTAAGCGCATCCATTATTACTTCAACTATTCCGCTGAGGAACAAACGCTTCGCTACCCGCACGGCACCGGCACGGAGTTGCTGGCCGATCAGCGCATTGCCAAAAACGCAACGCTAACACTACCCGCGTGGGGCGTCAAGATCGTAGAGGAAAAGTAA
- a CDS encoding sodium:solute symporter, whose product MNSLLILSLIAGYFAVLLVISHVTSRKANSDTFFRANRQAPWYVVAFGMIGASLSGVTFISVPGWVGTTQFTYFQLVLGYLLGYFVIGAVLLPLYYRLNLTTIYTYLEQRFGFWSYKTGSAFFLLSRTVGSALRLFLVANVLQLGIFDAWGVPFGVTVLITIVLIWLYTYRGGMGTVVWTDTLQTFCMLMAVAVSLYLIVQELPVGWAGFAKTVAESDYSTIFNWNPKEGSYFWKQFLSGAFIAIAMTGLDQDMMQKNLTCRSLRDSQKNMFWFTLALLPVNLLFLCLGTALYLYANAKGIEIPARTDDLYPLLALNHFTLVAGVLFVLGIVAAAYSSADSALTALTTSFCVDFLNVEKKPEEERQRTRRRVHIGFSLVLLVVILLFRALNDASVVSAVFTAAGYTYGPLLGLFSFGLILRRPVRDAWVPAVCVLAPVLTYLISLWASSHGHDIGFTLLILNGALTFFGLYLLSLGLPQPAPTEKAAVSVLRN is encoded by the coding sequence ATGAATTCTTTGTTAATCCTATCCCTGATTGCGGGATATTTCGCCGTTCTGCTGGTGATTTCGCACGTCACTTCCCGCAAGGCCAACTCCGATACCTTCTTCCGGGCGAACCGCCAGGCGCCCTGGTACGTGGTGGCTTTCGGGATGATAGGTGCCTCGCTCTCAGGGGTTACGTTTATCTCGGTGCCGGGTTGGGTAGGCACCACACAGTTCACCTATTTTCAGTTGGTGCTCGGGTATCTGCTCGGCTATTTCGTGATCGGCGCGGTGCTGCTGCCGCTCTATTATCGCCTGAATTTAACCACGATTTATACCTACCTCGAACAGCGCTTCGGGTTCTGGTCTTATAAAACCGGTTCGGCGTTCTTCCTGCTGTCGCGCACGGTCGGCTCGGCGCTGCGTCTGTTCCTGGTCGCCAACGTGCTGCAACTTGGCATTTTCGACGCGTGGGGTGTGCCGTTCGGCGTTACGGTGCTGATCACCATCGTGCTGATCTGGCTTTACACGTACCGGGGCGGTATGGGCACGGTGGTCTGGACCGATACGCTGCAGACGTTCTGCATGCTGATGGCCGTGGCCGTTTCGCTCTACCTCATTGTGCAGGAACTGCCGGTGGGCTGGGCCGGCTTCGCGAAAACGGTGGCCGAAAGTGATTACTCTACCATCTTCAACTGGAACCCGAAAGAGGGCTCCTACTTTTGGAAACAGTTCCTTTCCGGGGCGTTCATTGCCATCGCCATGACGGGCCTCGACCAGGACATGATGCAGAAGAACCTGACGTGCCGCTCGTTGCGCGATTCGCAGAAAAACATGTTCTGGTTTACGCTGGCGCTGTTGCCGGTCAACCTCCTGTTCCTCTGCCTGGGCACGGCTCTGTACCTCTACGCCAACGCGAAGGGAATTGAAATCCCCGCCCGGACCGACGACCTCTATCCGCTGCTGGCGCTGAATCACTTTACCCTCGTGGCCGGGGTGTTGTTTGTGCTGGGCATCGTGGCGGCGGCCTACTCCAGTGCCGATTCGGCCCTGACGGCCCTCACCACGTCGTTTTGCGTGGATTTCCTGAATGTGGAAAAGAAACCGGAAGAAGAACGGCAACGGACGCGCCGCCGGGTGCACATCGGGTTTTCGCTGGTATTGCTGGTGGTGATCCTCCTGTTCCGTGCGCTGAACGACGCCAGCGTCGTCTCTGCGGTGTTTACGGCGGCGGGCTATACGTACGGTCCGCTCCTGGGCCTCTTCAGCTTCGGGCTGATTTTGCGCCGCCCCGTCCGCGATGCGTGGGTACCTGCTGTGTGCGTCCTGGCTCCCGTCCTCACGTATCTGATTTCCCTCTGGGCCAGCAGCCACGGTCACGACATCGGCTTCACGCTGCTGATTCTGAACGGCGCGCTGACATTCTTCGGCCTCTACCTGCTAAGCCTCGGCCTGCCGCAACCCGCCCCCACCGAAAAAGCCGCCGTCTCCGTTCTGCGCAATTAG
- a CDS encoding ATP-dependent Clp protease adaptor ClpS codes for MRPFAELDPEILELTEEVIEAEEVRDLVVFNDDVNTFDHVINTLVKVCRHTMEQAEQCTWLIHYKGKCTVKQGTFAELIPMRQGICDRGISAEIV; via the coding sequence ATGAGACCTTTCGCAGAATTAGATCCGGAAATCCTCGAATTGACCGAAGAGGTAATCGAGGCTGAAGAGGTGAGGGACCTGGTCGTATTCAACGATGACGTCAACACTTTCGATCATGTAATCAATACCCTGGTAAAGGTATGTCGCCATACGATGGAGCAAGCCGAGCAATGCACCTGGCTGATCCATTACAAAGGTAAATGTACTGTAAAACAAGGTACCTTCGCGGAATTGATTCCGATGCGCCAGGGGATATGCGACCGCGGCATCAGTGCCGAAATCGTGTAA
- the recR gene encoding recombination mediator RecR, translating to MHFSSKLIENAVNEVAKLPGIGRKTALRLVLHLLKEDNGTTTDLTEALTRLRQDITYCRQCHNISDHEICAICANPRRDQHTVCVIEDMRDVMAIENTSQYHGLYHVLGGVISPMEGVGPNDLHVASLVRRVTEHDVREVILALSPTMEGDTTAYYVTKKLREARTGNPLRISTIARGVPIGGNLEYADEITLGRSILARTNASE from the coding sequence ATGCATTTTTCTTCCAAACTGATTGAGAATGCCGTCAACGAGGTTGCCAAACTCCCCGGCATCGGACGGAAAACGGCCCTCCGCCTCGTCTTGCACCTGTTGAAGGAAGACAACGGCACCACCACCGACCTTACAGAAGCCCTCACGCGCCTACGGCAGGACATTACGTATTGCCGTCAGTGCCATAACATCTCCGATCACGAGATCTGCGCAATCTGCGCCAACCCGCGTCGCGACCAGCATACGGTCTGCGTCATTGAAGACATGCGCGACGTGATGGCGATCGAAAATACCTCGCAATATCACGGCCTCTATCATGTACTGGGGGGCGTTATCTCGCCTATGGAAGGCGTAGGACCGAACGACCTGCACGTGGCCTCGCTCGTGCGCCGCGTCACGGAACACGACGTACGGGAGGTCATTCTGGCGCTGAGCCCCACGATGGAGGGCGACACCACGGCCTATTACGTCACCAAGAAGCTGCGTGAGGCACGAACCGGCAATCCGTTGCGCATCTCGACCATTGCGCGGGGCGTGCCCATCGGTGGCAACCTGGAGTATGCCGACGAAATTACGCTGGGCCGCAGCATTTTGGCGCGTACCAACGCGAGCGAATAA